The sequence GCACTGGAGATGATAACTTCCTGCCCATCCCCATCCAGGAGCCTACTCTTCCTTTGACCCCCGGTATGGCACCGACTGGAGGCAGCCTCCTGCCGCCTGTGCAGGAAGAGAAACCAGCCCTGCTGCCAGTGCCAGAAGCACCCGGCATCCCGCCGCAGCTACCTGTGCCGCCGAAGCCTACCCCAGCTCCCTGATCTCCTTTTCGACCGCCATCTTTCTCCCGGATGAATACCTCACTCCTCGCCTGTGCTCTTGGGTTGGTTGTTACGCTTACAGGTTGTACAGGCTATAGCCTGGGTAACCAAAAGCCTGCGCACCTCAGTCATGTGACTAAACTGGCCGTGCCGACTTTTGAAAACCAAACTTTGGAGCCACGTCTTGGCTCTTTGGTGACAAACGCCATCATCAAGCAAATTCAGAACAGCGGCGGATACGAGATTGTCTCAATCGATGATGCTGAAGCAGTTTTGGATGGTCGGGTCGTCAACGTCAGCCGCTCACAGTTCCGTGCGGATCGTGACAACGTCCTGCGCACATCGCAGCTTTTGATGACGCTGCGTGTGGATTATGAGATCAAGGATGCAGGTAGCAGTTCCATCATCCATCGTGGTCGCGCCTCGGCGGATTCTTATACCATTTTGGATTCCAACATCCAGAATTCTGAAGCTCAAGCTCTTGAGGATGCTGCTCAGCGTTTGTCCGTGAACGTCGCATCAGACATTACCGAAGGCTGGTAATGGCAGACCCAGAAGATTTTGGACAGGGCGGGGGATTATCTCCCGCCGCCGACCATACTGTGGACACTCAGGCGGAGGTAAATCTAGGTGTTGATGCCACAGAGGAAGACATTCTCGAGTCTGAAGAAAACATTGGGCCAAAGGGGGATGACGAAGCTGAAACGGATGAAGAGGCTCTCTCCGACCTTTTGCCCAGTTCCCTGCCGCCGGCGCTCTATTTAGTCGGCACACCCATTGGCAACCTGGCGGATATTACCCTGCGGGCTTTGCATATTTTAAAGACCGTCAGCGCGATAGCCTGTGAGGATACCCGCCACTCCGGGAGGCTGCTTTCCCATCATGGAATTCGCTCACGCCTGATCAGCCTGAATGAGCACAATGAAGCGCGTCGGATTCCCGATATCATCGCTCATTTACAACAGGGCAGCAGTGTGGCGCTGATTTCCGATGCAGGTATGCCTACGGTTTCAGATCCTGGTCAGCGCCTTGTTCAGGCTGTCGTCGGCGCAGGTCTGCGGGTGGAAGGTATTCCTGGGCCCAGTGCGGTTTTAACTGCGCTTGCCGCTTCCGGACTGCCCACCACACCCTTTTATTTTGGTGGATTTCTCCCGCATAAAAAAGGGCAGCGCAATACGGAATTAACCCATGCGCTGAACCGAGACTCCACAAGCGTCTATTTTGAGAGTCCCTACCGGATTGTGGATACTCTGGCGATGATCGCTGAGCAGGCCCCTGAGCATCGCGTGGTCGTAGCACGCGAGTTGACAAAGAAGTTTGAGGAATTCCAGCGCGGTCCGGCCCGGATTGTGCTTTCTCATTACCGTGCCAAGCCACCCAAAGGCGAAATTACGCTGGTCATCGCCCCGCGTGAACTCCCCAAGTGGATTACTTGGTGATCCCAACCGCCTCCAATGACGAATGCTCAGATCCGAATCACGAATGAAACCCGGATTATTTGCTCCATAAAATGGTGCATAAATTCTCGGCTTTCTCGATGAGCCGGATTCTTTGATGCTCACTAATCACTGGTCTATACCTTCTCAGCCACACTTATTCCCATGACACCCGCCCCCTGCGATCTAGGCAACTCCACGGACAGCCTCAAAAACTCCATCATCAATCATCTTCG is a genomic window of Prosthecobacter fusiformis containing:
- the lptE gene encoding LPS assembly lipoprotein LptE, producing the protein MNTSLLACALGLVVTLTGCTGYSLGNQKPAHLSHVTKLAVPTFENQTLEPRLGSLVTNAIIKQIQNSGGYEIVSIDDAEAVLDGRVVNVSRSQFRADRDNVLRTSQLLMTLRVDYEIKDAGSSSIIHRGRASADSYTILDSNIQNSEAQALEDAAQRLSVNVASDITEGW
- the rsmI gene encoding 16S rRNA (cytidine(1402)-2'-O)-methyltransferase, whose translation is MADPEDFGQGGGLSPAADHTVDTQAEVNLGVDATEEDILESEENIGPKGDDEAETDEEALSDLLPSSLPPALYLVGTPIGNLADITLRALHILKTVSAIACEDTRHSGRLLSHHGIRSRLISLNEHNEARRIPDIIAHLQQGSSVALISDAGMPTVSDPGQRLVQAVVGAGLRVEGIPGPSAVLTALAASGLPTTPFYFGGFLPHKKGQRNTELTHALNRDSTSVYFESPYRIVDTLAMIAEQAPEHRVVVARELTKKFEEFQRGPARIVLSHYRAKPPKGEITLVIAPRELPKWITW